In Epinephelus lanceolatus isolate andai-2023 chromosome 16, ASM4190304v1, whole genome shotgun sequence, one DNA window encodes the following:
- the LOC117264213 gene encoding free fatty acid receptor 3-like: MLNYSLLFSVYILTFLMGVPANILAFCTFCRKVRRKATPIDILLLNLTISDLIFLAFLPFKMKEASDDMAWMLPYALCPFSGFLFYVTIYNSTLLLTAVSVERYLGVAYPLRYSLWRRPRYAMLASIMFWVVTSLNLSIVYIMPYAQWSKGADGDITNGSTASDSAPPPPTCYLNFTEDELEILLPVRLELFLILFCVPFIICCFCYINFILILSRLPNIGRRRRLRAIGLALGTLIVFAVCFGPYNASHVVGFVRKESEEWRNVALLSSTFNACLDPFIFYFSSAAVRSMLSHCRRNVAAKLHILRCGGGPHCPHQRPPKTDKYKETPQPCEVLEK; encoded by the coding sequence ATGCTCAACTACAgcttgttgttttctgtctacATCCTCACCTTTCTGATGGGGGTCCCTGCCAACATCCTGGCATTCTGCACCTTCTGCCGTAAGGTGCGCCGCAAGGCAACCCCGATAGACATTCTCCTCCTCAACCTCACCATCTCCGACCTCATCTTCCTGGCTTTCCTGCCATTTAAAATGAAGGAGGCCTCTGACGACATGGCCTGGATGCTCCCCTACGCCCTGTGTCCCTTCTCTGGCTTTCTGTTCTACGTCACCATCTACAACAGCACCTTGCTCCTCACAGCTGTGAGCGTGGAGCGTTACCTGGGGGTTGCCTACCCCCTCAGGTATTCCCTGTGGCGCAGGCCACGCTATGCCATGCTGGCTAGCATCATGTTCTGGGTGGTGACTTCTCTGAACCTCAGCATCGTCTACATCATGCCTTACGCCCAATGGAGCAAAGGTGCAGATGGTGACATCACCAATGGCAGCACCGCCAGCGACTCtgccccacctccacccacctGCTACCTGAATTTCACAGAGGATGAGCTCGAGATCCTGCTGCCAGTCCGCCTGGAGCTCTTCCTTATCCTCTTCTGCGTCCCCTTTATCATCTGCTGCTTCTGCTACATCAATTTCATCCTCATCTTGTCCCGTCTCCCAAACATCGGCAGACGTCGGAGGCTGCGTGCCATCGGTCTGGCGCTTGGCACACTGATAGTATTTGCCGTCTGTTTCGGGCCTTACAATGCCTCCCACGTGGTGGGGTTTGTTCGTAAGGAGAGTGAGGAGTGGAGGAACGTGGCGTTGCTCTCCAGCACCTTCAACGCCTGCCTGGATCCATTTATCTTCTACTTCTCCTCAGCGGCTGTCAGAAGCATGTTAAGTCACTGCCGCAGGAACGTCGCTGCAAAGCTACACATCCTGAGGTGTGGAGGGGgtcctcactgtcctcaccAGAGACCCCCCAAGACTGACAAATACAAGGAGACACCTCAGCCCTGTGAAGTTCTGGAGAAATGA